From the genome of Candidatus Hydrogenedentota bacterium, one region includes:
- a CDS encoding lasso peptide biosynthesis B2 protein: MTIVGGMMNQIHQATVWRTRLDDFLLAGHCLFVLAGIVVGLPLVSFDRIVAVADFLAELGPLPSRRHGDDPQRIARGVLRANRVLRRATCLAQALAVHALLKRRGIPSDLIIGFRPDASGPNGESHAWATCGGAVIIGDSPDLDSFIPILLLDGEKKDHSRWGGIS, from the coding sequence TTGACAATTGTTGGCGGCATGATGAATCAAATCCACCAAGCCACCGTCTGGCGGACAAGACTGGATGACTTCCTTCTGGCCGGACACTGCCTGTTTGTGCTTGCCGGTATTGTCGTCGGACTCCCTCTTGTCTCCTTTGACCGAATTGTTGCTGTGGCTGATTTTCTGGCGGAACTTGGCCCACTGCCATCCCGCCGACACGGGGACGACCCGCAGCGCATTGCACGCGGCGTGCTCCGCGCAAACAGGGTGTTGCGCCGTGCCACCTGTCTTGCCCAGGCGCTTGCGGTCCATGCCCTGCTGAAACGGCGCGGCATTCCGTCGGACTTGATCATCGGATTCCGACCGGATGCCAGCGGGCCAAACGGCGAATCACATGCCTGGGCGACCTGCGGCGGTGCCGTGATTATTGGGGATTCGCCCGACTTGGACAGCTTCATCCCCATTCTGCTGCTTGACGGCGAAAAGAAAGACCATTCCCGTTGGGGGGGCATTTCGTAG
- a CDS encoding NHLP leader peptide family natural product precursor, giving the protein MLSVLSRKELEARLLARAFRDDFYLKRLAAEPKRLIEEEVGATLPETLEITVLEETDRTAYLVLPVNPSGNVGDTANDKNAELLLDDVRPTVLDREKTVAVIRRAWADGDFALRLAADPMETLKSEMRLVLPANLDLRVVWETADRLFIVLPSLNRLPVYDWDIPEAEFDSVADSSHVLGTRNSKGAVCPTWKCPKVMVPGVVTFLD; this is encoded by the coding sequence ATGCTGAGTGTTCTCTCCCGCAAGGAGCTTGAAGCCCGGCTTCTGGCCAGGGCCTTCCGCGATGATTTCTACCTGAAACGGCTGGCTGCGGAGCCAAAGCGCCTCATTGAGGAGGAGGTGGGGGCAACCCTGCCCGAAACACTGGAAATCACTGTTCTGGAAGAGACTGACCGAACGGCCTATCTGGTGCTGCCTGTGAACCCCTCCGGCAATGTGGGTGACACCGCAAACGACAAGAATGCCGAACTCCTGCTGGACGATGTGCGTCCGACCGTTCTGGACAGGGAAAAGACGGTTGCAGTCATACGGCGCGCATGGGCGGACGGGGACTTTGCGCTGCGGCTGGCAGCCGATCCCATGGAGACACTGAAATCCGAGATGCGCCTTGTCCTCCCGGCGAACCTGGACCTCCGGGTTGTCTGGGAGACGGCGGACCGGCTCTTTATCGTGTTGCCCAGTCTGAACCGTCTTCCGGTCTACGACTGGGACATCCCGGAAGCCGAATTCGACTCGGTCGCCGACAGCAGCCATGTGTTGGGGACACGCAACTCAAAGGGGGCTGTTTGCCCAACTTGGAAATGCCCGAAGGTGATGGTTC